Proteins from a genomic interval of Treponema brennaborense DSM 12168:
- the gpmI gene encoding 2,3-bisphosphoglycerate-independent phosphoglycerate mutase — MVEALKKNPAWKGRRGPVVLVIMDGVGYGKYKDGDAVQASRMDWLNTLTDASPHTKLKAHGTAVGLPSDDDMGNSEVGHNAIGCGRVFSQGAKLVSNSIASGAMFKGDTWKKLVANVKAKNSTLHFIGLFSDGNVHSHIDHLKAMITEAQKEGVKKIRIHALLDGRDVGETSALDYVLPFEQFLAECNKAGADYRIASGGGRMYITMDRYNADWSMVDRGWNVHVLGEGRTFKSAQEAIETYRKEIPGIIDQDMKEFVIAGADGKPVGTIEDGDSVIYFNFRGDRALEMTAAFETPASAAFEHFDRKRVPAVEYAGMMEYDGDLHIPKQYLVSPPAIDRTMGEYLCASGVRTLAISETQKYGHVTYFFNGNKLGKFDEKLEDYEEIRSDVVPFEQRPWMKCAEITDRVIQAIGSGKYDFIRLNYPNGDMVGHTGVFNAVVCSMEAMDLQLGRLKKAIDAAGGVLVLTADHGNSDDMYEHNKKTGDVSRKEDGSPKAKTSHSLNPVPGIIYDPEYKGDYRKDLNEGLGISSLAATCMNLLGFEAPADYDKSLLNF; from the coding sequence ATGGTAGAAGCATTGAAAAAGAATCCCGCATGGAAAGGCCGCAGAGGGCCGGTCGTTCTGGTTATTATGGACGGTGTGGGTTACGGTAAATACAAGGATGGGGACGCCGTTCAGGCTTCCCGGATGGATTGGCTGAACACGCTGACGGACGCGTCGCCGCATACGAAATTGAAAGCGCACGGTACCGCAGTCGGGCTCCCCTCCGACGACGATATGGGCAACAGCGAAGTCGGTCACAACGCGATCGGTTGCGGCCGCGTTTTTTCTCAGGGTGCGAAGCTCGTTTCCAATTCGATTGCAAGCGGCGCCATGTTTAAGGGCGATACTTGGAAAAAACTGGTTGCGAACGTAAAGGCGAAAAACAGCACGCTGCATTTTATCGGATTGTTTTCCGACGGCAACGTGCATTCGCATATCGATCACCTGAAAGCGATGATAACCGAGGCTCAGAAGGAAGGCGTTAAAAAGATCCGCATTCACGCGCTGCTCGACGGCCGCGACGTGGGCGAAACGAGCGCGCTCGATTACGTGCTTCCGTTTGAACAGTTTTTAGCCGAATGCAATAAAGCCGGCGCCGATTACCGGATTGCTTCCGGCGGCGGCCGTATGTACATTACGATGGACCGCTACAATGCGGACTGGTCGATGGTTGACCGCGGCTGGAACGTGCACGTTTTGGGTGAAGGCCGTACCTTTAAATCTGCACAGGAAGCGATCGAAACGTACCGGAAGGAAATTCCCGGTATCATCGATCAGGATATGAAAGAATTCGTGATTGCCGGAGCCGACGGCAAACCGGTGGGAACGATTGAAGACGGCGACAGCGTTATCTATTTCAACTTCCGCGGCGACCGCGCGCTGGAAATGACTGCTGCGTTTGAAACGCCCGCTTCCGCCGCGTTCGAGCATTTCGACCGCAAACGCGTTCCCGCCGTGGAATATGCGGGCATGATGGAATACGACGGAGATTTGCATATTCCCAAGCAGTATTTGGTAAGTCCGCCCGCAATCGACCGCACGATGGGCGAATATTTGTGCGCGTCGGGCGTGAGAACGCTGGCTATCAGCGAAACGCAGAAATACGGACACGTTACGTACTTTTTCAACGGCAACAAGCTGGGCAAGTTTGACGAAAAACTTGAAGATTACGAAGAAATCAGAAGCGACGTCGTACCGTTCGAGCAGCGCCCGTGGATGAAATGTGCCGAAATTACCGACCGCGTCATTCAGGCAATCGGCAGCGGCAAATACGATTTTATCCGCCTCAATTATCCGAACGGCGATATGGTCGGTCACACCGGCGTGTTTAACGCGGTCGTGTGCTCGATGGAAGCGATGGATCTGCAGCTCGGCCGCCTGAAAAAGGCTATCGACGCGGCCGGCGGCGTACTGGTGCTTACCGCCGATCACGGCAACAGCGACGATATGTACGAACACAACAAGAAAACCGGCGACGTTTCACGCAAAGAAGACGGTTCGCCCAAAGCCAAAACGTCGCATTCGCTGAACCCGGTTCCCGGCATCATTTACGATCCCGAATACAAGGGCGATTACCGCAAAGATTTAAATGAAGGGTTGGGCATCAGTTCGCTTGCAGCTACGTGCATGAATCTGCTCGGATTTGAAGCGCCGGCCGATTACGACAAGTCTCTGCTCAATTTCTAG
- a CDS encoding chitobiase/beta-hexosaminidase C-terminal domain-containing protein: MMKKRIVLTCAAFFAAATVALTGCPQSSGGGTPAQSSGGTYEDGAKDDDGNVTSDLKSAELKTDDADNLKYVFDGDFKYEAKDAASDWKNVTADVLSVAAAGTDKVLKIAYDLTGTGEKKLDVSLILGGKNIANSVWKTKLYIPESYTAAGEAVYPVVQLFAKYGTAWASTTEVKLNTTTISSGWHTITVDIGNAAVKIDDRALSAADLSTGETADVSTWKANLSAAQSVGFRFYANGISAAMEGPFYIDYVHVTDIAAAIPAAPSIAYDAGTGTVTITGEAGCTFRYTTDGSEPTVNSAEYTAPFAAAASTTVKAIAVNGAGAVSAAATKICSAKKYTFDAETAEGFTGGEDGTIEAAAFESQKTLKLTVNAGGAKVTASAAPDSADMTGKKLEARIWIPAAHAKSQNNAADPEVKTPGVKLYAKSGDWAWGDKWINELQWLSDDGDEWVTVSATFTELTGADGCDITAVKEFGISYEVNGSAACEPLYVDWIDIIDAN; this comes from the coding sequence ATGATGAAAAAAAGAATCGTACTCACCTGCGCGGCGTTTTTTGCCGCGGCAACAGTGGCGCTGACCGGCTGTCCGCAGTCGTCGGGCGGCGGAACCCCGGCGCAAAGCAGCGGCGGCACCTACGAAGACGGCGCAAAAGACGACGACGGCAACGTTACGTCCGATTTGAAAAGCGCCGAACTGAAAACGGACGACGCGGACAATCTTAAATACGTGTTCGACGGAGACTTCAAATACGAAGCAAAAGACGCTGCTTCCGACTGGAAAAACGTTACGGCCGACGTTCTGTCAGTAGCCGCGGCGGGAACCGACAAAGTACTGAAAATCGCCTACGACCTGACGGGAACGGGTGAAAAGAAACTGGACGTGTCGCTCATACTCGGCGGAAAAAACATCGCGAACTCAGTTTGGAAAACCAAACTCTACATTCCCGAATCGTACACGGCCGCCGGAGAAGCCGTCTATCCGGTCGTTCAATTGTTTGCAAAATACGGAACGGCCTGGGCCAGCACGACTGAAGTAAAACTGAACACCACAACGATCAGCAGCGGCTGGCACACGATTACCGTAGACATCGGAAACGCCGCAGTCAAAATCGACGACCGCGCGCTGAGTGCGGCGGATCTTTCAACGGGAGAAACCGCCGACGTCAGCACGTGGAAAGCAAATCTGAGCGCGGCGCAATCCGTCGGATTCCGCTTCTATGCGAACGGAATTTCCGCCGCAATGGAAGGACCGTTCTATATCGATTACGTGCATGTCACCGATATCGCCGCGGCAATCCCCGCCGCACCGTCAATCGCATACGACGCCGGTACCGGCACCGTAACCATAACCGGTGAAGCAGGCTGCACGTTCAGGTACACTACGGACGGTTCCGAACCCACGGTAAATTCGGCGGAATACACCGCACCGTTTGCCGCAGCGGCAAGTACGACCGTCAAAGCGATCGCCGTAAACGGTGCGGGCGCGGTGTCCGCAGCAGCGACGAAAATATGTTCGGCAAAAAAATATACCTTCGACGCGGAAACCGCCGAAGGCTTCACCGGCGGTGAAGACGGAACGATAGAAGCCGCGGCGTTCGAGTCGCAAAAGACGCTCAAACTCACCGTAAACGCCGGCGGCGCAAAAGTTACGGCATCCGCCGCGCCCGATTCCGCAGATATGACCGGAAAAAAACTTGAAGCGAGAATCTGGATTCCCGCCGCCCACGCAAAATCTCAGAACAACGCGGCAGATCCCGAGGTAAAAACCCCCGGCGTTAAACTCTATGCAAAATCGGGTGATTGGGCCTGGGGCGACAAATGGATCAATGAACTGCAATGGCTGTCCGACGACGGCGACGAATGGGTCACTGTCAGCGCGACGTTCACCGAGCTTACCGGTGCGGACGGCTGCGATATAACCGCCGTTAAAGAATTCGGCATATCGTACGAAGTAAACGGCAGCGCCGCGTGCGAACCGCTCTACGTCGACTGGATCGACATTATCGACGCGAACTGA
- a CDS encoding LacI family DNA-binding transcriptional regulator, whose amino-acid sequence MKLTINEIAEMAQVAKSTVSKALNGQKGVSEENRKRILNIVRQVNFQPNSAARALAQNKTGTIGFVLPHEAAFSLSGVYWAGIVTAVAAEVSKRGCNLMVITPSEDAENPFASLESIIRRRIVDGLIIGAEQLDTKSMMSILMEDIPFVFIGRNAVLQHYCVDVNNTEGAAAVVSQLINHGYKHIACITGPADYLYTQDRITGFTDAMNAANLDGTRIVHTSYLEEDTRKNTAKLMERYPDTDALFITAGGEFVLTILETLRLSGISLRGFGFGVFDDSRIFDFLDFPIITAKQPIKRLGSTAAQLLFDLIEGTPPAQTVCWLPVDIVLR is encoded by the coding sequence ATGAAACTTACGATAAACGAAATTGCCGAAATGGCGCAGGTTGCAAAAAGTACGGTCTCCAAAGCGCTGAACGGACAAAAAGGCGTCAGTGAAGAAAATCGGAAACGTATTTTGAACATCGTGCGCCAAGTAAATTTCCAACCGAATTCGGCCGCACGGGCGCTCGCACAAAATAAAACCGGAACGATCGGCTTCGTATTGCCGCACGAAGCGGCTTTTTCACTGTCGGGCGTTTATTGGGCCGGCATCGTAACCGCCGTAGCGGCGGAAGTTTCAAAACGCGGCTGCAATCTGATGGTAATCACGCCGTCGGAAGACGCCGAAAATCCGTTCGCATCGCTGGAATCGATCATCAGACGGCGCATCGTCGACGGTCTCATTATCGGAGCGGAACAGCTCGACACAAAAAGCATGATGTCAATCCTCATGGAAGACATTCCTTTCGTTTTTATCGGCCGGAACGCCGTGCTGCAGCATTACTGCGTAGACGTCAACAATACCGAAGGCGCAGCCGCCGTCGTGTCGCAGCTGATCAATCACGGATATAAACACATCGCGTGCATCACCGGCCCCGCCGACTACCTGTACACGCAAGACCGTATCACGGGATTCACCGACGCGATGAACGCGGCGAACCTCGACGGCACCAGAATAGTACACACGTCGTACCTTGAAGAAGACACCAGAAAAAACACGGCCAAACTGATGGAACGCTACCCCGACACGGATGCGCTTTTTATCACGGCGGGCGGAGAATTCGTGCTCACCATTCTTGAAACGCTGCGGTTGTCGGGCATCAGTCTCCGCGGCTTCGGCTTCGGCGTGTTCGACGACAGCCGTATCTTCGATTTTCTTGATTTTCCGATCATAACCGCAAAGCAGCCCATAAAACGGCTGGGCAGCACCGCGGCACAACTGTTGTTCGACCTGATAGAAGGAACTCCGCCGGCGCAAACGGTATGTTGGCTGCCGGTCGACATCGTTCTCAGATAA
- a CDS encoding Dabb family protein: MTTHIVLWKLADPAKKAEQAAEMKRRLENLVGQVPGLVSAKVAQGFNGYDVALVSTHESREALALYQEHPAHVAVKQYVHTVVSDRASCDFDAE; the protein is encoded by the coding sequence ATGACAACACACATCGTACTTTGGAAACTCGCCGATCCGGCGAAAAAAGCGGAACAGGCAGCCGAAATGAAAAGACGGCTTGAAAACTTGGTCGGCCAAGTGCCGGGACTCGTTTCGGCAAAAGTCGCGCAGGGCTTTAACGGCTACGACGTCGCGCTCGTCAGCACGCACGAAAGCCGCGAAGCGCTCGCACTGTATCAGGAGCATCCGGCACACGTTGCGGTAAAGCAATACGTGCATACAGTCGTTTCCGACCGCGCTTCGTGTGATTTCGACGCCGAATGA
- a CDS encoding TRL-like family protein, whose product MALAGCTTVQPVAATSNAVGSKVGEASGGFLFTVIPMGGADCSIKAAAQNAGITKISTVDQKVTLYLGFWANVTTIVTGE is encoded by the coding sequence ATGGCTCTTGCGGGTTGCACGACGGTTCAGCCGGTTGCTGCGACTTCTAACGCGGTCGGTTCCAAAGTCGGTGAAGCGAGCGGCGGATTTTTGTTTACGGTGATTCCGATGGGAGGCGCGGATTGCAGTATCAAAGCTGCCGCGCAGAATGCAGGAATTACGAAGATTTCGACTGTTGATCAGAAAGTAACGCTGTACTTGGGTTTCTGGGCAAACGTTACGACTATCGTAACCGGCGAATAA